The nucleotide window GGACCCCACCAGAATTCACTCAGACCCTGTGCATGGAAGAGGGATTTGacacagaaaaagaaaagaaaaagaaaacacccCTAAATCGATGTTCTAAGCAGGGGCAGTTCCGTTTCCTCCGAGAAATTGAGATTGGCGGTAGACTTCGGTTGGGCAATTGCGAGAATATTGTTCTGCTGTGACGCGGTTATCAACGAATAGTGTTTTGAGTTGCGTGTGAATCGAACTCGGGGAGAGCGGTGCAACTCATCGAATGTCTTAATGaggaaagaaatattattgcAAAGGAATGCAGGGATCGTGACACATAACGACGCTTTTAGTTTCCTTCGCCGGCCTATCGTACTCCTAGATGCTCACCCCTGGTTTGGTCCAGTACACACTCCATGACGAGGTCTCTCAGATACAGACATTGGATCATGGCCAATGCAGTCCTACAGTAAAAATGCATTTGCCGCTACTCTAATACAAAACGCGCCAGCAAGCGTCTCACTTGCATGAAAGAGATTACAGTGGCCCTCTGCAACGGTCAACCCCCGCGTTGGGAAACCCGCGAAGCTATGAACATAGTATTAGGCAGTAGTAATCAATGCTCGCATTTCATGGAAGAGATTTTGAAAAAGATGGGATCGATCCTTTTTATGGCACCTAGTATCTACGAAACCCCGCTCGACTGCAATCGCAGCATTTAGTGGCCCATCCGGAACCCCGTCAAGCTGAAGCCTGCATCAATCACCAGACTTTCTCCATTGATAAAGGAAGCGGCCGGGCTACAGAGAAACGCGACTGCATCAGATACCTCCTCTGGCATGGCGAGCCTCCCGAGGGGGCACAGTTTCGCAATTGCCTGCTCCAAAGTAGGGACGTTGCTGAttgtcttctgcatcatgGGCGTATCGGTCCATGACGGGCATACAATGTTCACGCGGATGTGATGCTCAAAGTTGTCGACGGCGGCGGTTTGGGCAATCCCGATGGTCGCGTGCTTGGATGCCGTGTACGGCATCATGCCGGGCACTGAGATCAGGCCATTGATCGAAGACAGCACGACGATCGACCCGCGGCCCAGACTGCGGGTCATGTTGCTGCGCGTGCTGGTGTGCAAGCGTGGCTCTTGCAGCGACATGGCATGGGAGACAGcccgcagcaccagcagagTCCCGCGGGAGTTGGTTCTCATGGATCGGTCGAATGCGTCGATGTTCAGGGATGCGGTGCGGGTGCGCGAGTTACCAGAGATGCCCGCGGAGTGCACGCAGTAGTCAATACGCCCGAGCTCGCTCACGGCGCGCTGGACCATATTGTCGACGCTGGCCTCATCGGTGACGTCTACCATTACCGACAAGGCACGGAAGTTGGAGTGGGAGGCGAACTTTTGACACTCCTGGCGAGTGAGATCTGTAGAAAGGTTCAGGTCCGCCAGGAGGATTGCTTCGACGCCGGCTTCGGCGAGAGCGAAGCAGACATCTTTCCCAATGCCTGATGCGGCCTGCAGATTGAGTTCTCAGTCACGTTCGATTTAATCTTCGCTTCTGTGGGTTCTCGATACGAAGGAAGCAAAACGGCGACGGCTGACTTACACCAGTCACAAGGGCGATTCCACCGTTCAGTCTGGTACCCGCCATGAGAAGTACAAGGACGGGTTGCGGCGAGGTGGGAGCAATGCAGATAATGGATGACCAGTGGACTGTAGAAGAGGCGAGTTTTCACTGCCGTTTTTGTGGCTCGGTTGTCGAaatggtgggaggagggagggtggggtGAAAGGAGGGAAAGTGCAGGATACTAGTAACTCATTGAGGGGGTGACGATAGGAGGTGGGAATGGAATTGAATAAAGGGAAGATGGCGGCGGGAAAGGGCTCTAGCCTGATGCACGCTGGAGGCTGCGCCTTGCACTAGATACAAAGAAGGGGAGATTGACCCCTGTTCACATCCCGTTTCAGGTAAGGGTTCAATATAATATGAGCTCTGAGAAGACGCTGCATCCACGCGACGTTGACCATACGAACAAAGCAATTAGAAGGGTACCGACGGTGCGGAGACCTGCTTACAGAAGAGGACTTTGGAGACAAAAATGAGCACCGCTTAAAGGAAATTGTGCGGAATGTTCGGCCCGTACATCACCGCTATGGAGGGTTGGATCcgatggaagaaaagaacccTGCAACGCATGCGGCCTAAGGtggtccaagaagaaaagaaaaacgctAGTGTATGGCATCATCCATAAAATGGTAGGCACTATGAGAAGTACGCGTATTATCCAGCTGGGCACAATCAACAAACCCGGAAACTCTAAACCAGCAGGTGTCGATGAAATTACCTTCATCAGACTATGAGGGCTTGATCGTTGCCGATTGCAAATGTGCAGGATCGAATGCTGAGAAGTATGAGATTCATGCCAAGAACGAAACCTGCTCATGAGGACATGATGGACAGCTGAGGGGAACCAGGGGACTGGTTCTTCATGGtggtctccagctcctcctcggtgaACTCGGTCTCAGCGCCACCACGCTCGCGCTGACGGTAAAGATGGGTAAACCGGTATGGTATGTACCGGCATAGAGCAGGAATGCCCAGCCCGTAGCGCCTGAGTGGCTTACTTTCCGGCTAAAGAAGAACTACGATCCAGCATATTTAAACTGTTTTTGATATACTAGAGTCTATTGCCTGCGATATAGTGCAGCGTCTTAATGCAGCGTTTGATAATCTCAACAGGACAACAACATGTCCGTTCCGTTGCCGGAGGTGCTATTTTCGAAATTCGCTGCCTGGAGGCTACAAGTACGATTTTAAAAGCATCAACCAGACCTAGAGAGTAAATACCCACCTCTGCAGTGAGGGCGGCCTTGACTGCATTCGAAATGGATGTTGTGTTGTCTTTTTCTCGTCTTTTGCTTTGtctttttctgttatttttcttttaccaATCTACCACCAATTGAGCACACTTCCTTAGCCCAGTAACCCAGCATTAGTCGTATGCATATCGTCTATGTTACCCTTTGGAGGCCGAACCGACGAACTGGGGTGGATTAGTAGCTTCAGCACGGTGGGGCGTTATGTGCTGTCCTCCTATAATAGACAGCCAATGGGCCTACCGAGCAAAGCCTACAAGCACCATGACGTCTCCCCTCACCCTCGGTGGTAGGTTGCCAGCGTTGTCCTGATCTTGCACGACTAGCCAGCTAGCGCTGAGCCTGTTGCATCTATGCATCCTTAACTGTTTCGTTGTACATTCTGATGATCGTTCCAGCATGTTGATTGGATGTCCAAGTCAAGAAAA belongs to Aspergillus luchuensis IFO 4308 DNA, chromosome 3, nearly complete sequence and includes:
- a CDS encoding SDR family NAD(P)-dependent oxidoreductase (COG:Q;~EggNog:ENOG410PPEB;~InterPro:IPR002347,IPR036291,IPR020904;~PFAM:PF00106,PF13561,PF08659,PF01370;~go_function: GO:0016491 - oxidoreductase activity [Evidence IEA];~go_process: GO:0055114 - oxidation-reduction process [Evidence IEA]), translating into MAGTRLNGGIALVTGAASGIGKDVCFALAEAGVEAILLADLNLSTDLTRQECQKFASHSNFRALSVMVDVTDEASVDNMVQRAVSELGRIDYCVHSAGISGNSRTRTASLNIDAFDRSMRTNSRGTLLVLRAVSHAMSLQEPRLHTSTRSNMTRSLGRGSIVVLSSINGLISVPGMMPYTASKHATIGIAQTAAVDNFEHHIRVNIVCPSWTDTPMMQKTISNVPTLEQAIAKLCPLGRLAMPEEVSDAVAFLCSPAASFINGESLVIDAGFSLTGFRMGH